One Salmo trutta chromosome 12, fSalTru1.1, whole genome shotgun sequence genomic region harbors:
- the LOC115203687 gene encoding b(0,+)-type amino acid transporter 1-like — translation MRFTRKELKRPVKCPMAIAALVVIVSCYLVLAPIIDKPELEYLYCTIFILSGLLLYFPFVHRKFSWTRRVMRPITMYLQLLMEVVPPEKN, via the exons ATGCGCTTCACCAGGAAGGAACTCAAGAGGCCAGTCAAG TGTCCCATGGCCATAGCAGCGCTGGTGGTGATAGTGTCCTGCTACCTGGTCCTAGCACCTATCATAGACAAGCCAGAGCTGGAGTATCTGTACTGTACCATCTTCATCCTCAGCGGTCTGCTGCTCTACTTCCCCTTCGTACACCGCAAGTTCAGCTGGACACGCAGGGTCATGA GGCCAATCACCATGTACCTCCAGCTGCTGATGGAGGTCGTTCCTCCTGAGAAAAACTAA